From Rhodococcus antarcticus, the proteins below share one genomic window:
- a CDS encoding family 1 encapsulin nanocompartment shell protein: MTNADDHLLRKHAPIPTRAWKEIDDEARDRLTPLLAARTVVDWVGEGGWRRDSAGLGRTSAITALPAGITHAEATAPGVELRQRRVQPLVEVRVPFTVSRREIDDVQRGALDADLDDVERAASAIAEIENRAVFHGWEAAGITGITGAAAAPATELGTDCAAYPATVARAVDNLRRRGIEGPYALAIGPEGYTRIVETTEHGGFPLLEHLTRILGGPVVWAPGVDGAVVLSQRGGDFLLDVGQDLSVGYSHHDADVVHLYLEESFTFRVVGDDAAVVLG; the protein is encoded by the coding sequence GTGACGAACGCCGACGACCACCTGCTGAGGAAGCACGCGCCCATCCCCACCCGGGCGTGGAAGGAGATCGACGACGAGGCCCGCGACCGGCTCACCCCGCTGCTGGCCGCGCGCACGGTCGTCGACTGGGTCGGTGAGGGCGGCTGGCGCCGTGACTCCGCCGGTCTCGGCCGCACCAGCGCGATCACGGCCCTGCCCGCCGGGATCACCCACGCCGAGGCCACCGCCCCCGGCGTGGAGCTGCGCCAGCGCCGCGTGCAGCCGCTGGTCGAGGTGCGGGTCCCGTTCACGGTGAGCCGCCGCGAGATCGACGACGTCCAGCGCGGCGCTCTCGACGCCGATCTCGACGACGTCGAGCGGGCCGCCTCGGCCATCGCCGAGATCGAGAACCGAGCGGTGTTCCACGGCTGGGAGGCCGCCGGCATCACGGGCATCACCGGGGCCGCCGCCGCACCCGCCACCGAGCTGGGCACGGACTGCGCCGCCTACCCCGCGACCGTGGCCCGCGCGGTGGACAACCTGCGCCGCCGCGGGATCGAGGGTCCCTACGCGCTGGCCATCGGTCCCGAGGGCTACACCCGCATCGTCGAGACCACCGAGCACGGCGGCTTCCCGCTGCTGGAGCACCTCACCCGCATCCTCGGCGGGCCGGTGGTCTGGGCCCCGGGCGTGGACGGTGCGGTGGTGCTGAGCCAGCGCGGCGGGGACTTCCTGCTCGACGTGGGCCAGGACCTCTCCGTCGGCTACTCCCACCACGACGCGGACGTCGTGCACCTGTACCTGGAGGAGAGCTTCACCTTCCGGGTGGTCGGCGACGACGCCGCGGTCGTCCTCGGCTGA
- a CDS encoding sulfate/molybdate ABC transporter ATP-binding protein yields the protein MSGLHLRAALAQRDLDVELHVAPGEVVALLGPNGSGKSTLLSLVAGLLQPDAGRITLDEDVLLDTDAGTHVPPHRRGVVLLAQQALLFPHLSAADNVAFGPRARGRGRGAARAEAVRWLDAVGADGLGARKPSELSGGQAQRVAVARALAAEPRLLLLDEPMEALDVAAAPALRQLLRTVLRTQGRSALLVTHDVLDALVLADRVVVLESGRVVESGPTRDVLSRPRSAFAARVAGLNLVAGTAVEHGLRTTDGVLVSGTVDPACVAGERAVAVFSPSAVAVHPSRPDGSPRNAVEVVVASVEPRGEQVRVRAVESGDGAGLMADVTVGAAAELELVPGARAWFAVKAAEVVVHPG from the coding sequence GTGAGCGGGCTGCACCTGCGGGCCGCCCTGGCCCAGCGCGACCTCGACGTGGAGCTGCACGTGGCGCCGGGCGAGGTGGTCGCGCTGCTCGGACCCAACGGCTCGGGCAAGTCGACGCTGCTGTCGCTGGTGGCGGGGCTGCTGCAGCCCGACGCCGGTCGCATCACCCTCGACGAGGACGTGCTGCTCGACACCGACGCGGGCACCCACGTGCCGCCGCACCGCCGGGGCGTGGTGCTGCTCGCCCAGCAGGCGCTGCTGTTCCCGCACCTGTCGGCGGCCGACAACGTCGCCTTCGGGCCGAGGGCCAGGGGCCGCGGCAGGGGTGCGGCCCGGGCCGAGGCGGTGCGGTGGCTCGACGCGGTGGGCGCCGACGGGCTCGGGGCCCGGAAGCCCTCCGAGCTCTCGGGTGGGCAGGCCCAGCGGGTGGCGGTGGCCCGCGCGCTGGCCGCCGAGCCGCGGCTGCTGCTGCTCGACGAGCCGATGGAGGCCCTCGACGTCGCCGCGGCCCCGGCCCTGCGCCAGCTGCTGCGGACGGTGCTGCGCACGCAGGGGCGCTCTGCGCTGCTCGTCACCCACGACGTGCTGGACGCCCTGGTGCTGGCCGACCGGGTGGTGGTGCTGGAGTCCGGTCGGGTGGTGGAGTCCGGCCCCACCCGCGACGTCCTCTCCCGCCCCCGCAGCGCGTTCGCCGCGCGGGTGGCCGGGCTCAACCTGGTGGCCGGGACGGCGGTGGAGCACGGTCTGCGGACGACGGACGGCGTGCTCGTGTCGGGGACGGTCGACCCCGCGTGCGTGGCGGGGGAGCGGGCCGTGGCCGTGTTCAGCCCGTCCGCGGTGGCCGTGCACCCGTCGCGGCCCGACGGCAGCCCCCGCAACGCCGTCGAGGTGGTGGTGGCCTCGGTGGAGCCCCGCGGGGAGCAGGTGCGGGTGCGTGCGGTGGAGTCCGGCGACGGGGCCGGACTGATGGCCGACGTCACCGTCGGTGCGGCGGCCGAGCTCGAGCTGGTCCCCGGGGCGCGAGCGTGGTTCGCGGTGAAGGCGGCCGAAGTGGTGGTGCACCCGGGCTGA